The following nucleotide sequence is from Diorhabda sublineata isolate icDioSubl1.1 chromosome 11, icDioSubl1.1, whole genome shotgun sequence.
CTACTTTAAGACATTGTCAacttgtttctttttttaacacTCCGGTATACTCAATACTTCCTTTGATTGAACTACTTTACtaggaaataatttatatttatattacaattttCATGCACCAATTTTGACCACGATATTTCAAGATATGGAGCTATAACCATTAAATTCTgtcaattttctcaataaataagGTGAATGGAAAggattttttactattttcagtTGTAGAATATCGTCTCAATCGTTCAGAAGATGCATTCCAAGAGCTAAACAGAAAATCAGCTGCGTTAAAAAGAATCCTCAGCAGAATTCCAGATGAAATCACAGATAGAAAAACctttttggaaactataaaGTTAGTATTATATTGAAGttcagtaaaaatataaattttacatcTGCCCCTTGAAAGTATttaatgtatttgtttttctgtGTATTTTCTCTAAGTACATAATTGGAAGAAtagtaattataattataacctCTTAGTAGGCTTATCCTCTAAAAAAATGACATGTCGCTGTAACTCAAAACCAGAAGCTATTTTATAAGTTTATATTCAGTTTCACTTGTCCCCCTGTGTATAATGAAATCTTGgaagttaaatttgatttaatccCCGATCTCAGATTGAGTTAAAATTTTGCATGCATGTATAAATCAGATGACAATGCAACATTATTGTTACATCGAGCTGTATTGATGATGGGGAAGATGGCCATAGGAATTCCATAATTAAATGAAGGAAACACTCCATCGAGTTTGGGCTCATCGTGATAGTAACAGAAAAAAGAAGGTGctaaatgtttttaattatactgtccattttattaacaaataataaaagcttgtttttaaaaagcttttttttaattttatttgaactAAATACAGTAGGTGAAAAATCTGAGAAACCATAAAACTTAGACTGAAATCCTGCAGAACCTTATTACTATGAATGAGAGAGTAACTaatcttatttttcaatttcaaatatttaagttGTATTCtgtacaataataatttttcttttaagaataAGATTCATAATATGTCAACAAAATATCAATACTTTCTTATAAAATCGAGGTATTTTTTAGGGAAATTGCTAgtgctataaaaaaattattggatgcTGTAAATGCAGTGAATGGATTTATACCTGGTACAGCAGGAAAGCAGTCTTTAGAACAAAGAAAGAGGGAGTTTGTGAAGTATTCTAAAAGATTTAGTAATACattgaaagaatattttaaagaagGACAGTAAGTACATTCCACTTCTAACTTTCCAAATTTAATAACAATTCAACTAATACAGttcaaaaaagagaatatagaGTATAATAATTGctattattcaataaatgtcAGTTAAACATATCCAATTTCAAGATAAAATGTACACTTGCTATCTATTTTGTAATTACTTTCTTGAACTAATTATGCTAACAAGGAAAACTTAATACCTTCGAAATAACAATGATAGGTATAGGCCAAAAAAGTTAGGTGATGGACAATATTAAATCCTTATGAACGCTGAAATTAAAGGAAGAGACCATCACCAGATTGATGAAATTGCAGCTAATATGATGGCTAGAacataaaactaataaaaaataatagtgaagtaaaaaaattagcAGAATGAACCAAAAAGTTAATGTGACAAATGATCTGAACAAAATAGGAGTCTGCAGATGTTGGGAGTAATACCCaggatagaaaaaaatgaagaaaaatatgcaAAACATGCAAGaaactttagttttaaaaaagaataatgGTTAGAAGTGGATTGCCTCGCAATAAGAAATGAGTCAAACAGCTCTTGGTCGAGCAGTTTCTATTCCTATTGGAATGTACAattgattatatataattgttgaGAGAGTGATGAATAGTAACAAAATAGAAGAGCATGAACAGAAAACTATATAGTATATAAAcatgtaaaaaagaaaaagtatatttatcgAATGGCTTGTCTATGGATTTTTAAACCTAAACTAATCATACCTCTTTAATCAGGACTGGATGAGActaaataaaaggaaattaaaaaacCAGAGCTGGACTTGACTTATTCTTTATCTGTTTCATTCTCTAAAACAAATTAGATTGCAATAGTAATTGAATATTAACTTATGTAAatgtaatatttgatattaaaaaaaaagttatttaaatacaGATACTTTTGTTGACACAAAGCACAACTTACAAAGGCAGCTAATGTTATGAATTTAGGCCTCTGatcctattttttttcttttttagtgcCAATTCAGTATTTGTTAGTGCATTATATTTAATTCACCAGACGAATATGATCATAACCACAGTGAAGAGCAAGTGCGAgtaataaaagtataaaattacagaaaatacgCGCTATTCCTTGTTGACGATGGTCGACTAAATgactaaa
It contains:
- the LOC130450026 gene encoding programmed cell death protein 10 isoform X1 is translated as MTMGDETPVTTLILPVLIRPILSELEKQDVSASQTLRSALTKAEASHPGLTYDLVIGILRKGDLTVNMNESILRLQGAVSDSDVVEYRLNRSEDAFQELNRKSAALKRILSRIPDEITDRKTFLETIKEIASAIKKLLDAVNAVNGFIPGTAGKQSLEQRKREFVKYSKRFSNTLKEYFKEGHANSVFVSALYLIHQTNMIITTVKSKCE
- the LOC130450026 gene encoding programmed cell death protein 10 isoform X2, encoding MTMGDETPVTTLILPVLIRPILSELEKQDVSASQTLRSALTKAEASHPGLTYDLVIGILRKGDLTVNMNESILRLQGAVSDSDEYRLNRSEDAFQELNRKSAALKRILSRIPDEITDRKTFLETIKEIASAIKKLLDAVNAVNGFIPGTAGKQSLEQRKREFVKYSKRFSNTLKEYFKEGHANSVFVSALYLIHQTNMIITTVKSKCE